A section of the Fibrobacter sp. genome encodes:
- a CDS encoding alpha/beta hydrolase fold domain-containing protein has product MCLFSCVLALFCYSLSGECNTESVLPPDSGYGTNGPYSVKIDTLYRSQKFSTSTFAFIPDATGPLPLIVFFHGMGVGDPSNYEPLLKHIASRGYCVLFPAYRLLSFPGQGPSYRKMYQKMLDGAEKLSGKIDTKRVGFVGHSFGAGAIPALALKAMTTLGWGSESVFMFLMAPHFVFGITDKELREYPSNVKLIVQVYEDDNVNDPRLGKHLFETIGISDAEKDYITIRSDTSRSHKCVLEAEHGVPFGPKYKWGRMNGFDHYAIFRYFDALSDYTFNGSEQGKIVALGSGSKEQRFMGLWNDGTPVKEAIAGDNPVINKPSKEYAFNWDHFWNPFNKRNRVKFLFRW; this is encoded by the coding sequence ATGTGTCTATTTTCCTGTGTTCTGGCCCTTTTTTGTTATTCACTATCGGGTGAATGCAATACCGAATCAGTTCTACCTCCGGACTCGGGCTATGGCACCAATGGGCCATACAGTGTAAAAATCGATACCCTGTACCGATCCCAAAAATTTTCTACCAGCACTTTCGCCTTTATTCCTGATGCTACCGGGCCTCTGCCGCTGATTGTGTTTTTCCACGGAATGGGCGTAGGGGATCCTTCAAATTATGAGCCTCTCCTGAAACACATTGCATCCAGAGGATACTGTGTATTATTCCCTGCCTACCGTCTGCTGTCATTTCCCGGTCAGGGCCCTTCCTACAGGAAAATGTACCAGAAAATGCTCGATGGGGCAGAGAAACTCAGCGGGAAAATTGATACAAAGAGGGTAGGATTTGTTGGACACTCTTTTGGCGCCGGTGCCATCCCTGCTTTGGCCCTGAAAGCCATGACAACGCTGGGATGGGGCAGCGAAAGTGTCTTTATGTTCCTGATGGCACCTCATTTTGTCTTCGGTATTACAGATAAGGAGCTTCGGGAATATCCTTCTAATGTCAAACTTATCGTTCAGGTATATGAGGACGACAATGTCAATGATCCCCGTCTGGGAAAGCACCTCTTTGAAACTATAGGTATCAGTGATGCTGAAAAGGATTATATCACCATACGCAGTGATACATCCAGGTCGCATAAATGTGTGCTCGAGGCTGAACACGGAGTCCCGTTCGGCCCAAAGTACAAATGGGGGCGGATGAACGGATTCGATCATTACGCCATATTCAGGTATTTTGACGCTCTTTCTGACTACACATTCAACGGTTCAGAACAGGGGAAAATTGTTGCCCTTGGATCCGGCAGCAAAGAGCAAAGGTTTATGGGACTCTGGAATGACGGGACTCCGGTGAAAGAAGCTATTGCGGGTGACAATCCAGTAATTAACAAGCCATCCAAAGAGTATGCTTTCAACTGGGATCACTTCTGGAATCCCTTTAATAAAAGGAACCGGGTCAAATTCCTATTCCGCTGGTGA
- a CDS encoding carbohydrate-binding protein, producing the protein MFKKLLIVTVPLIFAFSTFAEMTSCKFNFGTDWDFIHNNQGTSAAQAVDYVTIWLNDPEFNIYWHGDMVKYCNSNNKTPVFYAYIIAKASGLGDGDVGGRLTTEGAAWLKNNFNTVKSRYQNYASNIANQYGKDKPCIWLMEPDYYQYFSGPQSVKLSFSDAASYMNELITIIKNQLPNALISLDISPWNNDQASWLGAFDLSKFTFLHTSGGRTEAGNSRIRMDNGNDVTWAGISQLSGKPIIADDGYGTGGGSTGHDHSWDDVNNLKARIADGVVAITQKSPKSDWGGTINSLKTSLANQTVKCFGSSGPTTFSLEITAGTGGTVSKNPNKTSYEKGAQVTLTAQPQNGYVFEKWSGDASGTNASITVTMDGDKKITASFKQIPSNEFTLTVNIVGSGTVTKNPDKSTYTGGTAVTLTANPTPGRSVFSGWSGGASGTNQTVTITLNSNQTVTATFTDTITVQEIKVEAEDFTSKSGDNIVVEDKGTHKNIGYIEAGNSTTYKVNISKSGKYAFSFRVATAQDNGSFSVSVDGSNKGTVSFTNTGDWQQYAMKELQGTVDMEAGQRTIQLTYNGAMNLDYFIITLMSTPVAHNPVKINPSEIKTFSTETGFRAVLPASHSFKSYSLVNLNGRIVRSGHISAQTRNIDFKNLNQEVMILRLEGKDGMRVVRPAVVR; encoded by the coding sequence ATGTTCAAAAAGTTACTTATTGTTACTGTTCCTCTTATTTTTGCTTTCAGTACTTTTGCTGAAATGACCTCCTGCAAGTTCAATTTCGGTACAGACTGGGATTTTATCCATAATAACCAGGGCACAAGTGCTGCTCAGGCTGTTGATTACGTTACAATATGGCTTAATGACCCCGAATTCAATATATACTGGCACGGGGACATGGTGAAATACTGTAATAGCAACAATAAAACACCGGTTTTTTATGCCTACATTATTGCCAAGGCATCGGGACTGGGAGATGGTGATGTGGGGGGGAGACTCACTACAGAAGGTGCAGCCTGGCTGAAAAACAATTTTAATACTGTTAAAAGCAGATATCAAAACTATGCATCTAATATCGCTAACCAATATGGAAAAGATAAACCCTGTATCTGGCTTATGGAACCGGATTACTATCAGTATTTTTCCGGTCCACAATCAGTTAAGCTCAGTTTCTCAGATGCAGCGAGTTATATGAATGAGCTCATTACCATTATTAAAAATCAGCTTCCAAATGCATTGATCTCTCTTGATATTTCACCCTGGAACAATGACCAGGCATCCTGGCTTGGTGCTTTTGATCTTTCAAAATTCACGTTTCTGCATACTTCCGGCGGGCGCACTGAAGCTGGGAACAGCCGTATAAGAATGGATAATGGTAATGATGTTACCTGGGCGGGTATCAGCCAGCTTTCTGGAAAGCCGATTATTGCAGATGACGGGTATGGTACAGGAGGAGGCTCAACCGGTCACGATCATTCATGGGATGATGTTAACAACCTGAAAGCCCGAATAGCGGATGGAGTTGTTGCGATAACCCAGAAATCGCCCAAATCAGACTGGGGCGGCACGATAAACAGTCTTAAAACTTCACTGGCAAACCAGACTGTAAAGTGTTTCGGAAGTTCCGGCCCGACTACATTTTCTCTTGAGATTACCGCTGGAACTGGTGGTACAGTATCAAAGAATCCAAATAAGACCAGTTATGAAAAGGGCGCACAGGTGACACTTACAGCTCAGCCGCAGAATGGTTATGTATTTGAAAAGTGGTCCGGTGATGCTTCCGGGACAAACGCTTCTATTACAGTAACAATGGACGGTGATAAAAAGATAACTGCCTCATTCAAACAAATCCCCTCCAATGAATTCACATTAACGGTAAATATCGTTGGCTCAGGAACGGTAACCAAAAATCCGGATAAGTCCACCTACACCGGTGGAACAGCAGTGACTCTTACTGCAAATCCAACTCCGGGCAGGAGCGTTTTCAGTGGATGGAGCGGAGGCGCTTCCGGTACCAATCAAACTGTTACTATTACTCTGAATTCAAACCAGACTGTTACAGCTACTTTTACCGATACCATAACAGTTCAGGAAATCAAGGTTGAGGCCGAGGACTTTACATCCAAGTCCGGAGACAACATTGTGGTCGAGGACAAGGGTACCCATAAAAATATTGGTTACATCGAAGCGGGTAATTCAACAACCTATAAGGTAAACATTTCCAAATCAGGGAAGTATGCGTTTAGCTTCAGAGTAGCTACAGCTCAGGATAATGGGTCATTTTCAGTTTCGGTTGATGGTTCGAATAAAGGCACTGTCTCGTTTACCAACACAGGTGACTGGCAGCAGTATGCTATGAAGGAATTACAGGGAACAGTGGATATGGAGGCTGGTCAGCGTACAATCCAGCTTACTTACAATGGCGCGATGAATTTGGATTACTTTATCATAACTCTGATGAGTACTCCTGTTGCTCACAACCCTGTAAAAATCAATCCTTCAGAGATAAAAACCTTCTCCACTGAAAC